Below is a genomic region from Cydia amplana chromosome 27, ilCydAmpl1.1, whole genome shotgun sequence.
TACGTCACATACCTATTCCACTTAAACCATGAGACATAgggaaataaaaaatgtttctcCCCTGCTGTGACGTCAGAAACATACAACTttaccaaaaaaatataatcCTTATTTGCATATTTATAAGGACTGTTTTTTGTGTGACCATGAACagcgtgttttaatttaaaatttggcTGGACCTCAAAgagacattttattttttattttttttacacagtatttataggtaggtactaaattatttcatttttaattctaatgttctTTAATgtcatttaatttgaataaaagattaaaataacccaccaaaaaaaaacagacatttgatcgaattatataatatctgggagaccgagctagcTTCGCTCGGtacacatataaaaactcaaaaaccagcgttttcccaaagataagacatagctagatcgatttttcgcccccgaaaacccccatataccaaatttcatcgaaatcgttagagccgtttccgagatcgccgaaatatatatatatataaataaataaataaataaacaagaattggtcgttgaaaaggtattagatagattaggtatattgttttgCCAAGAAATGTGACCACTGATTTAGATgcgataaaaatattattttccttAAAGAGATATAAAAGCGGTAagcgggccattttatttaaagttgtcccctacactttttttttatttgtgaatttctatgttatttctactcagaatcacgagttctttctatcctaataggagaaaaaaagtgtcccaaggcttttttcccattccgttaccatttttcatagactttgtatggcggtcacggaatggaaagatcgaaaaatttatggaaattttgggacactttttttctcatgattctgagtagaaataacataaaaaaatcccaattttgaaaaacttTACACTTTttagtgtaggggacaactttaaataaatggaaTACTAAtgtattcaattttattttacaaattgtTTAAGTTTTGATAGGTCTTGTTACGAAATGGGCTTGACACGACACATGACTCGCAGTAGGTATGTTGCAGCCATTTCGTTATTAGCCAGTTAATTGGACGCCTAGCCCGTTTACTAAACGCCGGCATACAACATCCATGAGAAGCTACATAGTTAAATGGTGTTGGTCAGAGGAAAGAAATCATAGCGAATTTTAACCGTTATCAAACCCATCACCAATTATCAAAACCAAAACAGATTTTGTAATCTGAAACCGCTCATTTCTCTTGGCTATAGCATATAGCTATAGGAATTTTCATCGAAATCGatagagccatttccgagatccccgaaatatataaataaatatacaagaattgctcgtttaaaggtataagataagataagatataataaggtgttattaaaaaaacatagtttAAGGATTTATATAGATCTAtttctgtatgtatgtaagtatatcTATTTGTCGTCCTTTTTCTCCGTTTCTTACTCATTCTCTTATTTCTCTTtcttttcttcttctttcttttcTTCTTTCTGTTCTCCCTCGGCCGGCTTTTCTGTCTCATTTCCCTCGCCATCCTTCGGAGGCTGTAAAATTGCAAATCGTCaacaacttggaggatataatcaaacggagacgccatgtctgtaattttctgtacaaaacagtctgccgatttttgcgggggaggggaacgtcaaatgtatgcgtaacgcaaaaatagccatgtcagataaacgtcagtccatacattgtgtatgaccgttggtcgcctattttcgacagaggggaaagcctgttaatggctactccgtttagttgtatcctccaaggtcgaCAATGAAAACGCGTAAAGCTTTTAACACATTGTACATTCGCTATCAGATAGATCGGAGCTgctaaggtgctcaaaaatatctgaacacatactttaacgccttgacaatagatgtttgtgagcgccttagccgctccgatataggtATCTGAAGGCGACTATActgaaatcgtcaaaaatatgtgacgttctcgggaaaaggtaccttatggcacttggcgcttacgtcgcatagcaccgcaattgtattggagcagcgttaataatagcgtaggcgccaaccgccataaggtacatttacccgtgggacgtcacatattatttGCAGCTAAATGTGGAGAAGACcacgggcccgtttctcaaaagcttgtaacttgtaatacaagtggaagtccctttctaacaaaagctgtcaaaaagtgacatccgcttgtattacaagttacaagcttttgagaaacaggccccaCATCTataacttgtaacttgtaataacgagcggatgtcactttttgacagcatttgttagaaagggacttccacttgtattacaatgtTACAAGCTTTAGAGAAACGGACCCCAGGTggtaaaatgtgacgttatccatgaaaagagaccttattgtcaatggcgcttacgccattattaacgatgctccgatataaatacattgccgcgcgacgctgtgcggcgtaagagCCATCGACAAtacggtcccttttcatagataatgccccaaatattcCGTATACAGACCGTGGCGTCTCCCGCAGCGGTGGTGTCTGCTCCGCCAGCTGCCGTCGTTTTTCTTGCGAAGTCCTCGGGGTTCTGCGACTTCTTTGACCAGGTGCTGGTGGTAAATAACATTGTagaattattgtaaaatttgcAGTGgtgcaatagttatttgtacaacaagagatcaaagtttgatatttcttcgagtgcttattttgagtcccgtgcgagcgaaagattctatactactactactactaatttagaatgttgagcgtagtaaggtactcaaaagcgcacgagatgtaaataactttgatctcgtgtagttcacaaaacttttcacctcagcagtgagaacatattagagaacccgaaaaatgtacctattcctTCCTCATCACTTacttattcactcatgttttcttagatatacctaccaacaattaagttttcacctcagcaactcgaacaagggtactttgctacttaaaaacagtaagcaaaatcgcattttgctcattttatcTCACTCATAAGTTCAAAAGAGTGGCCACCCTACTCGCCGGATCTAAATCCAATGGATTATAGTTTGTGGTCAATCTTAGAGGCGAGGGCCTGTGCTACTAAATACAAAAGTGTAACCCTCTAAAAACAACATTTACCAGAGAATGGGAAAAAATATCCTTGGAGGAGCTGCGgcatttcgttgaaaattttaacaagcgttgcgtttgtgtatcaaatCGAATCAAAGCGAAAGGCTATTTTGAAGACGATTggattggggcattatctatcaaaagggaccttattgtcgatggcgcttacgccgcacagcgttgtatttatatcggagcgtaagcgccatcgacaataaggtcccttttcatagataacgtcacaattaatttttgttgcataaaaaagtgtagttttaattttgaacTTATTTTGTACTAGTTACGcgagtacttaataaaatgattagaaAAAACATTGTCTACGTATTTTTGGTCCACCCTGTACAAAGGTACTTCCCCCTTAATTCTTATAATTATCATATACCCCGAACTCAAAACTCCAGGCatgatatagtattttatgcaaccgttgtttaagagaggtcaaaaaaggcgagtggcgtgagtaacaatttgaggcgaaaccgagaattgttaattaataaagacgccacgagtattttttgactcggttaaacaacgttgcatacaatagtttttctacgaccaagcacttactttgaaataaaattgaaaattaaacaaatctttttaattcaagaaatagcaaaaatggagggtacgggcgggaaaagaattaataaatgaatgaaattaaaaaaaacatgtctatggttcacttatttgtcagagatgacatttaaaaaaataaggttggcaacactgtatttcattcaatattttttaagtggccattacacgaagtatcgtaaaatcgccaaaaagatactacgtgtatgcacaaattctttttagggaaatagactaaagacttgtcttgacaactataaggttgggttttaaaggtgtacgaccctttaaatgacaaataaaagtacgggagtagaaaaattatattattcgaCTCACTATGTAGATCGAGGTGAGGGCGGCATCTCACGCAGACCGATTGCTCGCATCTCCATTATTTCCCTGCAAACACAtgttaaattacaaatatagttggtcaaaccaatttgccagtcagtaagaaccaggaaaactatatactcattttcttttgggtgctagtgcaagtgtaagacaaagatagtatgattctctccgtcTATATTTgcaatgagacagtcctttgacaaactatagaagaaaaataaatgtttctttTAAAGATATTTGTAAGTAGAGTCCGAACAAGGCCACTCTGTGTGGCATTTGCAATATCATAGTGTGGCGTTGTCATCataaatttcatatttctacGAAATTAGGACGTTTGTAATGACACCAATGTTTAAATTTGTACCTTTTTAAGTTTCTTTTGCATGCTTCGCAAGAGTATGGTTTTTCTCCCTTGTGAACTCGATTATAGACAAACTACTGGAAATTTTTAAAGTTTGATTTCACTATTGACTGACTTACCATCACCCTCCGCGATTGTTacaccatttagggtcctagctaaattggttgttcaatacttacgctatagaatttccaatttagcaagaaccctaaatggctgtATCCCGTGTGTGTACCTTAGGAGCCTGACAGTGACCATGGAAGCAGGCAGCCGGGCCTCGACCGGGTTGGAGATGTAAACGACTGTGTCGTCCGTCACTTTGTCGTCTTGGGGTGCGTTAGTCATTTTGTCGTCGTAGTGGACCATGTCGTCGTAATAAAAGTGGTTGGGGTGATCCTGAGCagataaaatatgtatacaaaatacatcatcttcctcgcgttgtcccggcatttttgccacggctcatgggatcctggggtccgcttggcaactaatcccagtaattggcgagggcactagtttttacgaaagcgactgccatctgaccttccaacccagagggtaaactaggcccgtttgggattagtccggtttcctcacgatgttttccttcaccgaaaagcgaatggtaaatatcaaatgatatttcgtacataagttccgaaaaactcattggtacgagccggggttcgaacccacgacctccggattgcaagtcgcacactcttaccgctaggccaccagcgtctttatgtattacaaattacaaatataagaaatattacaaataaatataggtaaagtgtcattctaatcTCCACATTAGAATCCCAGTGAGggcatttggggcattatctatgaaaagggaccttattgtcgatggcccttatgccgcacagcgtcgcgcggcattgtatttatatcggagcatcgttaataatggcgtaagcgccatcgacaataaggtcccttttcatagataacgtcacatttatttgtgtgatgagcacagatgtttgttcctgagtcatttatttatttattatttcaatttcaatttctgtATTGTGAATTATATGTGGTAATACAGATGTTCTAAAATACTTATGTCCATTATAACCTGTCTTTAAGGCGTACAATATTCTTAAACTACATgcattattaaaaaattaaactaacataacatattattaaattgtacaacgggacttaatcgcgtagagAGACCacgtcttctccgagaccacggggacaacgccgtcctcgaaacgtcggaggtaaatcataaaacatagatacgcgattaagtcccgttgtacaatttaataatgtgtaaaaatcgtgaatgtttaaatcagtgttaacataacataatcaaaacataacataacaaaaacagataataattattaatttatatcaacattttatttattattctatggaacttgctaactatgtaaacaaaagtcactagtaaattcatattttttgaccctttcaatatggcggtttgtttacatagttagcaaaagTTCTATAAAATGACACTTTTAGGTACTCTATATTTCCTCGGTGGGagaaaataataggtacaaagAATATAGTGGGACTAAGACTAAGCTAACTATGCATGGCATTTGATGACAAAGTGTCATAATTAATGTCAaagttctatgaaaatatgacgtttataatgacagttagcttagacggaggCTACAGCTACTCAAGAAAAGGtcatcttatcgctaaaaaaacAATCACTTCCACACAACCTATAATTATCGaaaccataaaataaatatattgtatgtaattttaattacacGACTTACGAGAGAAGAGACATACATATTAAATActcgcgacccgccccggcttcgcacgggttatacaaaccttaacaaattatacacctaaaccttcctcaataatCACTCTATTCATAGATGacaaccgcatgaaaatccgttcagtagtttttgggtttatcgcgaacatacatacacacaaacagacagacgcggcgggggactttgttttacataaggtgtagtgattcgAGAATTTCTCGACATGTTTCCTTCCATAACGAGCAGCTTCAACGGGCGCATGCGTTGGCGGACCGACGCAGACTGTCTTCATAGATAATTTGCTACTTACCTTACTCCAGCTGGGGAAGAGGTCGAAGCTATTCTTCCCCGGGGGGAGGTCGAACTGGCGGCGGGAGGGAGACAGCGCGCGGCGGATAGCTTGCCGTGCTTGTCTCGCATCTAACACCTGTCACACAGTACAGCTATAAGCTAAATAACATCAcgtaacaatatttattttgcacaCTCGATAAAAGAAAACTgtataaatcatattaattttaatCACATCAGACATTTTATGACATTTTaatttgctttttattttattttattctctcATTGACATTACTGATTTaaacattgttatattttaagactatttatatttttgtgttgcaaccattattactatattttttatttttattttctgtatacaattgacgatctttttgtgaatttctgctattttatgaaaaatgacatgtaaattttcaatgagaaataaatattatctatctatctatctatcaatcaatcaatcaaaatgtttatttcaggcaaagaTACCCTTAATGAAAATATGGATCGTTTTTTATCTGCAATAAATTCGGCAggttttggcataaaaatcTATGTATGTCCTTAAACAACGTGGGCCCAGATATAGGTTATCCTTAAACTAGGTCCAAAAGAGAGAGGCATGGGcactaataataatatcatCTCTTTGTATGGTAGCGCATAGCACAGCGGATAATGTCATTCCAGATCTAGAGCAGAGCCCAACTGGGGAAGTACCTCCACTTTACATAAAACCGCAGCCACATAACACTAGACCCTACTCATAGTGTTGTGTTCCCGCCGGTGAGTAGGATTGCCAAAGCTCAAGgagggtgcggagtgttagtgttaggcctgagtggacgctcgagttgggcgtgcagcggggcggggcgtgcggcgtgcatgttaaacaaatgcaaacgtataggagcggccttagtgcacgctgctcaaatcacttgggagcccgacgccacgctgcacgccccgccgaacgctccgcttcgagcgtccactcaggccttacacttagggtcggcaacgcgcatgtcgccctggagttgcaggcgtccatagagTG
It encodes:
- the LOC134660380 gene encoding uncharacterized protein LOC134660380; translation: MLISYLVLLLPCLGSSKQQGWLDRMVACHKKNFLQEFANIPPLTVTVEKAPPGFVDSPKWDRDSVMRLVMLVEVLDARQARQAIRRALSPSRRQFDLPPGKNSFDLFPSWSKDHPNHFYYDDMVHYDDKMTNAPQDDKVTDDTVVYISNPVEARLPASMVTVRLLREIMEMRAIGLREMPPSPRSTYTWSKKSQNPEDFARKTTAAGGADTTAAGDATPPKDGEGNETEKPAEGEQKEEKKEEEKKEK